A region from the Nostoc sp. HK-01 genome encodes:
- a CDS encoding sodium/hydrogen exchanger translates to MEPVLQVLALEPTSQVLGQEPIVPLAILLLVILVVPILFERLRLPGLVGLVGSGIVLGPSGWNLFHTDLSIINLLSDIGLIYLMFLVGLEQDFRQLHQNQKHSWGFAGFTFVIPLLMGILLGRVFGFAINTSILIGSLFTSYTLLAYPILSRLGVINNPVVSATIGATIFTDISAVLILDVCLFSLQADVLSLSYILTLLGRLIIYTTIILLGFDWAGQEFFRRSGDDEGNKLLFVLLSVFIAIISAKLIGIEKIVGAFLAGLAVNTVVGESPTKDKLVFVGSVLFIPVFFVKLGLLIDLPGWSSSITTLKLMLLVVIGVIVSKFLAALLAKICYRYNWQEMLTMWSISLPQVSTTLAGTFLGYRAGLLSMEVLHSVVALMLITSTLGPLLTNGLAVAVTPTPLVEALTVNLPEQKSAEKHSNFTIVVPIYNPQTQQYLMEMAALLAHPEKSKIIALSIATAAARMDAPQLEASLQQSERLLAKANDQSRNLGIETLSLLRIDNAFASGITRAAREQKASLIVMGWDQRTGLRSRLFGNVIDTVLWASHCSVAVTRLVESPQKIQRILVPLENLTSPVLPAVQFAQMLADTNQAQVTVLNVCDRRISSSKIAARRSQLAVLVSQLALANPPEIQIIAHENVAQAILQAARLYDLVVLPFVRNYTIPGGLVMSDLTTQIARQLTCSIVILRDAQNTQISATPKSVANTTSTV, encoded by the coding sequence ATGGAACCAGTATTACAAGTTCTTGCTCTAGAACCAACTTCCCAAGTTCTGGGTCAGGAACCAATCGTTCCCTTAGCAATTTTGTTGCTGGTTATTTTAGTCGTCCCCATTCTGTTTGAGCGTCTCAGACTACCAGGGTTAGTTGGTTTGGTAGGTTCTGGAATTGTACTAGGCCCATCAGGTTGGAATCTATTCCATACTGATTTATCAATCATTAACCTACTATCTGACATTGGCTTAATTTATTTGATGTTTTTAGTAGGTTTAGAACAGGATTTCAGACAATTACACCAGAATCAAAAACACTCTTGGGGATTTGCTGGTTTCACCTTTGTTATCCCTTTGTTGATGGGAATCTTACTAGGAAGGGTTTTTGGTTTTGCGATTAATACATCTATATTAATAGGCAGCTTATTCACTTCTTATACTCTTTTAGCTTATCCCATTCTTAGCCGCCTAGGAGTTATTAATAATCCAGTTGTTAGTGCCACCATTGGAGCGACAATATTTACTGATATTAGCGCTGTTCTGATTTTAGATGTTTGTTTATTTAGTTTACAAGCAGATGTATTGAGTTTATCTTACATACTCACCTTGTTAGGTAGGCTAATTATTTACACAACAATTATTTTGCTGGGTTTTGATTGGGCTGGGCAAGAATTTTTCCGCCGTTCTGGAGATGATGAAGGGAATAAACTTTTATTTGTATTGTTATCAGTATTTATTGCCATAATTAGCGCTAAACTCATTGGGATAGAAAAAATCGTCGGAGCATTTTTAGCAGGTTTGGCAGTTAATACAGTAGTAGGTGAAAGCCCTACCAAAGACAAGCTTGTCTTTGTTGGTAGTGTGCTATTTATTCCCGTCTTTTTTGTTAAGCTTGGTTTGCTAATTGATTTACCTGGGTGGAGCAGCAGTATTACAACTTTAAAGTTAATGCTGTTAGTTGTTATTGGTGTAATTGTTAGCAAATTTTTAGCAGCGTTGTTAGCAAAAATCTGTTATCGCTACAACTGGCAAGAAATGTTAACTATGTGGTCTATATCACTGCCCCAAGTCAGTACGACCTTAGCTGGTACTTTTTTAGGGTATCGTGCTGGCTTGCTGTCAATGGAAGTATTGCATAGTGTTGTGGCATTGATGCTGATTACATCAACTTTAGGGCCGTTGCTCACCAATGGCCTAGCTGTTGCGGTCACACCTACACCCCTGGTAGAAGCACTAACAGTAAATTTGCCTGAACAAAAAAGTGCAGAAAAACACAGTAATTTTACTATAGTTGTACCTATATATAATCCTCAAACACAGCAATACTTAATGGAAATGGCGGCCTTATTAGCTCATCCAGAAAAGAGCAAAATTATCGCGTTAAGTATTGCTACTGCTGCGGCTCGAATGGATGCACCACAGTTAGAAGCATCTCTGCAACAGAGTGAACGCTTATTAGCAAAAGCTAACGACCAGAGTCGTAATTTGGGCATAGAAACATTATCACTACTGCGAATTGATAATGCCTTTGCGTCAGGAATTACCAGAGCCGCACGAGAGCAAAAGGCGAGTTTAATAGTGATGGGTTGGGATCAACGAACTGGGTTGCGATCGCGTTTATTTGGCAATGTAATTGATACTGTACTATGGGCATCTCATTGTTCTGTAGCTGTGACTCGGCTGGTGGAATCACCCCAGAAAATTCAACGCATTCTCGTACCATTAGAAAATTTAACTTCCCCTGTATTGCCTGCTGTCCAGTTTGCCCAAATGCTGGCAGATACAAACCAAGCCCAAGTTACAGTTTTGAATGTGTGCGATCGCCGCATTAGTTCTAGTAAAATCGCAGCAAGGCGATCGCAACTTGCAGTTTTAGTGTCGCAATTAGCTCTGGCAAATCCCCCAGAAATTCAAATTATTGCTCATGAAAATGTTGCCCAAGCAATTTTACAGGCAGCACGATTGTATGACTTAGTAGTGTTACCCTTCGTACGCAATTATACTATCCCTGGTGGTTTAGTTATGAGTGATCTCACCACTCAGATAGCCAGGCAACTTACTTGCTCTATTGTCATTCTGAGAGATGCACAAAATACTCAAATCAGCGCCACACCAAAAAGTGTTGCTAACACTACCTCTACTGTTTAA
- a CDS encoding cell cycle protein, which translates to MLLKRSLPKVRWKSWVKPWQQVDWLLFCLPIAVSIFGGIMILSTELKQPVTDWWWHWLVAGIGVFIALFLSRIRYENLLQWHWITYGLTNFSLIAVMLAGTSAKGAQRWISVAGFNVQPSEFAKIGIIITLAALLHKRTASSLDNVFRALAITAVPWGLVFLQPDLATSLVFGAIVLGMLYWANANPGWLILLISPVISAILFSIYWPLSEPIDLTKVLAVGLGFLGFKEIGFASLGFLKEIAVTPLGILWAFAMAFVGWLTLTWRRSGLAAIGAWTLNILGGELGVFAWNHVLKEYQKDRLTVFINPDHDPLGAGYHLIQSRIAIGAGEIWGWGLFKGPMTQLNFVPEQHTDFIFSAVGEEFGFVGCLVVLFVFCLICFRLLHVAQTAKDNFGSLLAIGVLSMIVFQLIVNVGMTVGLAPVAGIPLPWMSYGRSAMLTNFIALGIVESVANFRQKQKYY; encoded by the coding sequence ATGTTGTTAAAACGTTCGCTCCCCAAAGTTCGCTGGAAATCTTGGGTCAAGCCTTGGCAGCAAGTAGATTGGTTGTTATTTTGTTTACCTATTGCTGTCAGTATTTTTGGCGGCATTATGATTCTGAGTACAGAACTCAAACAGCCAGTTACAGATTGGTGGTGGCACTGGTTAGTAGCTGGGATTGGTGTTTTCATAGCGTTGTTTTTATCTCGAATTCGCTACGAAAATTTACTTCAGTGGCATTGGATTACATACGGTCTGACTAACTTCAGCTTAATTGCGGTGATGCTGGCTGGTACTAGTGCTAAAGGCGCACAGCGCTGGATTAGCGTTGCGGGTTTTAATGTTCAACCGTCAGAATTTGCCAAAATAGGGATAATTATAACTCTAGCGGCTTTATTACACAAGCGCACAGCTTCTTCCCTAGATAACGTTTTTCGGGCTTTGGCAATTACAGCAGTTCCGTGGGGATTAGTATTTTTGCAGCCCGATTTGGCGACATCCTTGGTATTTGGGGCGATCGTTTTAGGGATGCTGTACTGGGCTAATGCCAATCCCGGCTGGCTAATTTTGTTAATTTCTCCAGTCATTTCTGCTATTTTGTTTAGTATTTACTGGCCTTTATCTGAGCCAATAGACTTAACGAAGGTACTAGCTGTTGGGCTGGGGTTTTTAGGATTTAAAGAAATAGGTTTTGCGTCTTTAGGATTCCTGAAAGAAATAGCTGTAACTCCTTTAGGCATTCTTTGGGCATTTGCAATGGCATTTGTTGGCTGGCTAACACTAACTTGGCGGCGATCAGGTCTTGCGGCGATTGGTGCTTGGACTCTTAATATTTTGGGTGGTGAACTTGGAGTTTTTGCTTGGAACCACGTCTTAAAAGAGTATCAAAAAGACCGACTTACTGTGTTTATTAACCCCGATCATGATCCTTTGGGTGCAGGCTATCACCTGATTCAATCACGCATTGCCATTGGTGCTGGCGAAATTTGGGGATGGGGTTTGTTTAAAGGGCCGATGACTCAACTCAATTTCGTCCCTGAACAGCATACAGACTTTATTTTCTCAGCGGTCGGTGAAGAATTTGGGTTTGTGGGTTGTTTAGTAGTCTTGTTTGTTTTTTGCTTGATTTGCTTCCGGCTGTTGCACGTAGCGCAAACAGCTAAAGATAACTTTGGTTCGTTATTGGCGATTGGTGTTTTGTCGATGATTGTATTTCAGTTAATTGTCAATGTGGGGATGACCGTTGGTTTAGCCCCTGTAGCTGGAATTCCGCTACCTTGGATGAGTTATGGACGTTCTGCAATGCTGACTAATTTCATCGCATTAGGAATAGTAGAATCAGTGGCAAACTTCCGACAAAAGCAGAAGTATTATTAA